A segment of the Pongo abelii isolate AG06213 chromosome 16, NHGRI_mPonAbe1-v2.0_pri, whole genome shotgun sequence genome:
TCCTTCACCCTGGGAAGGCAACACTACCTAAGAGAGAAATTCGGGAAAAAGCAGCCAAAATGTACAAGACCACACCAGATGTCATCTTTGAGTTCAGAACTCATTTTGGTGGTGGCAAGACTACTGGCTTTGGCATAATTTATGATTCCTTGGAttatgcaaacaaaaataaacacaaacatagACTTACAAGACATGGCCTGTGTGAGAAGAAAAAGACCTTGAGAAAGCAATGAAAGGAATGTAAGGACAGCATGAAGAAGGCAGGCAGACTGCAAAGGCCAGTGTTAGTGCTGGCAAAAAGCCAAAGGAGCAAAGGTGCTGCAAGGATGTTATCAGTGGCCACTGTGGCTTTTTCATGAGAAGATTAATAAACTAAAAActttcatatggaaaaaaaagaatattctagaAACTAAAGCAATTAAACACACAATATAAGGCAGTTATATAATAAAGTTATCCTCACCAATGGAATCTATTTATATTCTGAAAATGAAAGATTCCACTTATTACACACATTCCTGGCATAGTACTAGAGATACCAATCTACACAGAATGAGTTTCCTGAAGGCAGGAACAGTCCTCTTATTAATAGTGTGTTATAAAATCATGTAAATGCTCTATCCTGTGCTGGAAACCATAGAATAATAAGTGTTATTTATGATCAATATCTATAGAAGAACTTCTTGATCAGAGAAAGATAGTTTGAATGAGAAGTGAAATGACTACAAGTGTAAGAGACAGGCAAACGGTCATTACAACAACTTAGTTTAGTTTATTATTAGTACTATCCTGCTTCTGGAATTTGACTGATACTACTCAAAATAACAGGGTTGTAATCCCATAGTGTACCAAAAAAGGTGGTATTCTTAGCTACAACACAGGAATGATCGTGTACAAAGGAAATGGAGATCCTGCAGATGTTGAGGATTGTAAGCCTGCATCTGgaaaataatgacagaaataGTTTTCATGTGGTTAAAAAAGGAAAGTTTCCTGAGTTTACAGAACATAATCCacacagaccctgtctctagtggTCAGCCTAGCCCTGGGTGGTTTAACAAGAAGAGCACAGAGTTACATGTCAGAATAtctgaatttgaacccaggctctGCCACCTACTAGCTATTTGATCAAGAGCGAATCACTTACACCATTCTCACAGAAAGTGGAAACAATACCACTCTATGCACATCTCTCCTAGAGGAAAGATGCACTGGAATTGATGATTTACTAATGTAGCCTTCCCCCTACATTGGAAACTCCTTGACAGCAGAAATCTTGTCTTACTGAGTTCATATGCCcattgcctagcacagtgcctgaaaaACAGCAGGCACTCAGCAACTGTTTAATGGATCGATGAATCATTTAAAGAATACCAACCTGCCAACCTAACAGAAATACAGTGATTAAATTGAAAATACtcggctgggcacgatggctcacgcctgtaatcccagcactttggtggccgaggcaggcagatcatgaagtcaggagatcgagaccatcctggctaacttggtgaaacaccgtctctactaaaaatacaaaaaaaaaaaaaaaattacccgggcgtagtggcgggcgcctgcagtcccagctacttgggaggctgaggcaggagaatggcgtgaatctaggaggtggagcttgcagtgagcagactgcactccagcctgggcaacagagacagactctgtctcaaataaataaataaataaaaataaagaaagaaaatactctaCCAAGATAAGTTTATCACCACCAATGTTTGGATGAAGACCTAAAAGTCATGTTTATCTTAATTGTGAATGACttaattctcaaaagaataaCTAATACTTTAGATGATATAACCAGGAACCAAAAATGTGGTCTGAAATGAAGAGCTAGTACCAGTAAGAGGAAAATGAATACAAACTAGCATAAAGTCCTATATTCAGGTTCGAATAATACATGCAAgtaaaagatgaggaaatatGGCTTAGGaatagtttgtattttaaaagtctaCGAAGGTTTTCATTACCTTACCTAAAGATGACATATCAAAAAACCCATTTTAAGATTAAGCTGAATGAATACAAGAACATTATTCAGACAAAGGGCTACGAGAAATATAGTAGTATAAAGAAGCAGAGATTCCAAAATGATAACAGTCAAATACTGACTCCCAAggacaagagaaagagaaaattctagTGCCAGAAATCACACaggctcacatacacaaaacaGGGCACAAGTTTCAGGGAcctagaaaaacacagaaaaagatgtACATGCTAATTTTCAACACTCTTTAAAATGAGCAAGAAGAAAAACCAgactttttatttcagttttgttcttttcttctctagCAGGTTTTATTCTCAAAGGTAACAGCATTttggaaaaattataaataaaaccagaatatagaaaaatatttcttaattccttaaaaaaaaatacaagtttctTGAAATGACTGCTTATGTCTTATCTATGTACTTTAATTCACGTTGGGTGCCCCTGCCCAGAATGTCTTTTGGAACAACTGGCATATTCATAATGCCACCTCTCCACCAGTCCTCTCACTACAAGCCCAGGACCTTTTCTAACTTCTTCCCCATGGAGCAGCTGACACGTGAGAGTTCACAATGCCAACACGTTCTCTGcacttttaaacaaaaataagctCTCTGGTCTCTAAAATACCACAGCACTACTATTTCTTCTATAATACTTATGACATTCCACTTGGTAATTCAATTATCTGTAAGTTTCATCTCTTGTACCAGATTATAAGGTTTTGGTGAACCAAAAACCCTCTTATCCTGGTAGATACCACAACAGGTGTACTTCAAAGgagaaaagatgagaaaagaaatggggaaggggAGTAGAAGAGGGGAAGAAATAGAAGGTCCAGCAACAGCGGAGGACAGCGATGGCAGAGCTacctggggtggaggtgggggattAAATTTGGGGTCTGTTTTTTGGCTTCAAATGTCCAAAAGACATTCAAATGGATTTGAAATGTCCCCTGCGATTCTTGGGAATTCAGCCTTAGGTTACTATGAATTCAAAATAAGAAACATCAACTTTAACTACTATGAAGGTCTAACTCTCCTTCTtcagcagtggggaaaggaaaaaagattatGGAAATGACAAAGATTTTAGAAAGCAGCCCTATACCTTTATCCAtaagaaaaacacacattttcAGAAGTTCTAAAATAGGTGGTAAaaccaaataaatgaattattacaCTAAGTGTAAGACTACATCAAGGGATTTTGCTTAAATCCTTGAAACAGCTGGGGAAAAAAGTTTCTTGAATTTTGCCGTGATTTTTCTTCCCTGAATTAAAATAATCTCTCATATCTAAGTGCCATATTTTCTACTAACACATAAACTTACCATCCTCCTCAGGCAACTCCTCTGGACTAAGTTCTACCAATTCAAAGCCATGTTTGATGCACCATTCTTGAGCTTTTTGTCGGTTTATACCTAAAATAATATGCAAAAGAATCTtcataagtaaaaagaaaataaaacatgactaTTCCTGCAATATTTTTCACAAATCTCAATGTGTTTCCCTTAATGTCAATGTTATTCTAAAggcatctaaaataataaaaagaaaatgatttctcaGCCCCGAAGTATCCATTCTTAGAAAAAAAGTAAGTATTATAAGATTCCAAAGAAAAAtagctgaaaatattttcataaa
Coding sequences within it:
- the LOC103892546 gene encoding small ribosomal subunit protein eS24-like yields the protein MNDMVTIQTGKFMTNQLLQRKKMVIDVLHPGKATLPKREIREKAAKMYKTTPDVIFEFRTHFGGGKTTGFGIIYDSLDYANKNKHKHRLTRHGLCEKKKTLRKQ